Sequence from the Sciurus carolinensis chromosome 1, mSciCar1.2, whole genome shotgun sequence genome:
ACTGAAATTCACCATGGGGGAATAGCTCATTAGGAGACTTGGTGGTGGAAGTACAGGTGGCTTCAAGGCTGGCATGAGATCACTCTCCTTCTCGAAGAGGGCCCaggagtaccaaaaaaaaaaaaaaaaaaagtttatatttaccCAGAAGTGTGCATGGCAATTGACCATCATGGTTCTCTCAATGAGCTCATCAGGACATTCCAGAAGATGATGTCCAGAAACCACACCAGCATTATTGACCAGGACTGAGACTTCACCAACTTCTTTGCGGACCCTTTCTGCGGTCAAGTAGACATTCTCCCTCTTTCCCACATCACAGGTGTAGGTAAAAACCTGCAAGTTACAGTGGGGCAGAATTTCTTCTTCACCATTCCCAGCTGTCCTCAGAAGCCcagatgaggggaaaaaaatggaacagaGAAGGAGGTACAGAAAGTGAGTCACATGGCAATCAGTAGGACAAAGATCACACAGAACAAAAGTACTACAGTGAGCTTCAAATTTCTAACACCACAAGGCTTGCCAATGACTGGACTTACAGCTGCCTTCCTCCCCCCAAAGTCTTTGGAAATTGCAGCAATTTACTGGATAACTTTGCTTAGGGGAAAGTCATGTAATTGTGACAAGCCCAAAACAAGTAGACCACATGGGATCAGCTTGCTGGAGCTAAAGACACCTGCAAAGAACAGATTTCAGCCCAGAGAATAACACATACACATTACAcattccttttttggggggtggtaggAGCTGGGGGAAACTGGCTAGAAAAAGCTCTCAGTATTTAGTCTGAGCACCATCAAAATAGAAATTCACTTTAAAGTTCATAAATCaaaactgtaaataataatcTGAATTCAAGATTCTTATCTGAAGCCAAGAAATTAACCTAAAAGTTTCTCATGAAAAACAGGGGGTCACTGGCTTGTTCTCACTGGGGTAGAAGGTAAGTAAATGGGCCACATAAGAACTTGAAcagcttaaaaaaacaaaatctcttcTCTGGAAAATGAACATCCTTATCTTTTGGGTTTTGgaagtgaacacacacacacacacacacacacagaaaatctGTATTTGCTACCCCTTCACAGTAGcatcatttttaaacttaaatcaAGAAAGCAGGTGCTAAGAAGTCTGTAACAaaagatggacagagggaaagagTGGCACCCAATATGTAAATATTCACATAGTTCaatatttttcatggaaataaaaacttCTGTCAAAAAGCAAGAACAATCATCAAATTTCCTGGACCAATATTTATGTTTGGTTATGGTTTCCacttatggttttttttttttttttccttctaagtcTCAGATTCAGGCTAGTTAATAAATATACAACAATGCAGATTGGAGTGACcagaaacatgaaagaaatttACATGAAGCTGAAATCCTTCAAGCACTTTCTCAAGAGGCAGGTAATCTTCTCAATCATGCTAGGGTCCGTAAGTAAACTAAAGCACTTACTTATCGCTGGTGAAacaatgtaattattttcttctggctAAAGTTATAGTGAAACCATCAATATTGCCCTCTTCTAAGGGGTTCAGACTGCAGTAATACATATACACTGATACAGTCCAGTCTAGGAACAACTTCTCAAAGACGCTTCTGTTTCCCATCATGCCGCATGCAAGCAAGAGCAAGACATTTCTTTAGGAATCCATCCTGAGGTAACAAGTTCCCTCTGCTTTCCCTAGGCTCAAAGGGTATGGGAAACACCAGTTTCGTCCTAAAAAGGGACGGACCTTCCGTTAAGGGTTGGGTTTGGCACACTTTCCTCTTTCTAATACTGAGGTAATCATTCTCTTTTATCAGAGGATAAATTCCACTCGCTTTCCAGAAGACCGGTAGGGTATTCTTTTCCTTGACCATGACAGTGGGATTTGGGGACCTTCCAAGGTAGAGTGCAGGGTAGGGAGAGGTTTGACCCAACAATGCTCGGGCGTGAGTCCGAGTTACCTTGCAGCGCGGCGGCATCGGCTGCCTCCAGGTCGCGGTAGATGTGGCGAACCATGCCCGCCGTCTCCTCGTTGCTCTGCGTGTTGATGTCCCAGAGCACCAGCAGCGCCCGGCGCCGGGCGAACTCCAACGCGAAAAGGCGGCCCAGGCCGCTGCCGGCGCCCGTGATGAGGCACACCTGGCCGGCCACGCTCTTCTCCTTGGGCCGCACCAGCCAGCGCGCCGCGGCCAGCACGAACGCCCAGAGCACTTTGAAAGTGACCACGAAGAACTCCACTACGATGTTCATCGCGACGCCCGGGGGCCCGCGCGAGCCCAGAGCCCCTGTCCGCGCCCACCCCGCGCCAGGCAGACCAGAGAAGCCCTTGTCAGAGCGGCCGGGACCAGAAGGCTGCACCCCGCGCCTGTCCCCGAGGTGCCCGCCGGACCACAGTGCGCGGCGCCGCTCTCTGCTTGCGCGGTGCTGGGCTCCGCGCAGTGGCCCCGGGGTAAGCCCGCCGCGGCTGCCGCCCGGCTCGGCGCCTCCTGCCGGCGGCCGCCCGCCTGTCCTGGAGAGTCTTGCCGGCCGGTCCCGCTGCAGCGGCGGTGACAGCCGTGAGTTAGGCGACACGCACTGCACTCATGGCCAAGCTGCTGCCGCCCGAGGGTCCCCGGAGCCGGCGCGGCGGCTCCTTTTCACCCCGGGGAAGGAATGAGCGGTGGAGACCGCACGGGCTGGCCGGCCGCCGCAGGAG
This genomic interval carries:
- the Rdh10 gene encoding retinol dehydrogenase 10, with the protein product MNIVVEFFVVTFKVLWAFVLAAARWLVRPKEKSVAGQVCLITGAGSGLGRLFALEFARRRALLVLWDINTQSNEETAGMVRHIYRDLEAADAAALQAGNGEEEILPHCNLQVFTYTCDVGKRENVYLTAERVRKEVGEVSVLVNNAGVVSGHHLLECPDELIERTMMVNCHAHFWTTKAFLPTMLEINHGHIVTVASSLGLFSTAGVEDYCASKFGVVGFHESLSHELKAAEKDGIKTTLVCPYLVDTGMFRGCRIRKEIEPFLPPLKPDYCVKQAMKAILTDQPMICTPRLMYIVTFMKSILPFEAVVCMYRFLGADKCMYPFIAQRKQATNNNEAKNGI